The following are encoded together in the Pedobacter steynii genome:
- a CDS encoding glycosyltransferase has protein sequence MSKFLFVVPPFFGHLSPTLSIGASLIARGHEVKWLGIVPVAASHLPAGGEYIYPEADLEEYQEELQKILKLQDDGPSCSGPEVMKLALEETYVPVARIMMKGLGKFVDVWQPDVIVNDCITFAGALLAHIRGIPSVTTTPVPPDVMGDTANSAPKIFEWQENLVKGLQREFKVYGDDIVIHSRKLNLVFTSAEFAGIENPEPHMKFVGPVKGRPNHADFDWARLEKATTPKVFVSLGTLLVDIRAAFFQKLIDAFADAPVTIVAATNPDIFEKWPDNFIVNGFVPQAELMPMMDAVICHGGFNTVNDTFMNGLPMLITPIAYDHFHTAKLIENAGCGIKIRYKRLRIEDLKNAVFELLENPQYRNAALRIKETFTAAGGNDKAVQLLEEFAAAEQVLQAVN, from the coding sequence ATGTCAAAGTTTTTATTCGTTGTACCTCCGTTTTTTGGTCATCTCAGTCCTACGTTAAGCATTGGCGCTAGTTTAATCGCCCGTGGGCATGAAGTAAAATGGCTGGGGATTGTACCCGTTGCGGCCTCACATCTCCCTGCCGGAGGTGAATATATTTATCCTGAAGCTGACCTGGAAGAATACCAGGAGGAGCTTCAAAAAATTCTGAAACTTCAGGATGACGGTCCTTCCTGCTCTGGTCCTGAAGTGATGAAACTGGCGCTGGAAGAAACCTATGTTCCGGTAGCGCGAATCATGATGAAAGGGTTGGGAAAGTTTGTAGATGTCTGGCAGCCGGATGTGATTGTGAATGATTGTATCACTTTTGCAGGTGCTTTGCTGGCTCATATCAGAGGGATTCCGAGTGTAACCACCACCCCCGTACCACCAGATGTGATGGGCGATACCGCAAACAGTGCCCCTAAAATATTTGAATGGCAGGAAAACCTGGTGAAGGGGCTGCAAAGAGAGTTCAAGGTTTATGGTGACGACATTGTGATCCATTCACGTAAGCTCAACCTGGTGTTCACTTCTGCCGAATTTGCAGGAATTGAAAACCCTGAACCACATATGAAATTTGTGGGGCCGGTTAAGGGCAGGCCAAATCACGCTGATTTTGACTGGGCGCGGTTAGAGAAAGCGACTACTCCTAAAGTATTTGTTTCTCTGGGAACCTTATTGGTTGACATCAGGGCGGCTTTCTTTCAGAAACTGATCGATGCCTTTGCAGATGCCCCGGTGACGATTGTAGCGGCAACAAATCCGGATATTTTCGAGAAATGGCCTGATAATTTTATTGTGAATGGTTTTGTCCCGCAGGCAGAATTGATGCCGATGATGGATGCCGTGATTTGCCATGGCGGGTTCAATACCGTAAATGATACTTTTATGAACGGTTTGCCGATGCTGATTACTCCTATCGCCTACGATCATTTTCATACGGCTAAGCTTATTGAAAATGCAGGTTGTGGCATCAAGATCCGCTACAAGCGTCTGCGTATTGAAGACCTGAAAAATGCAGTGTTTGAATTGCTGGAAAACCCGCAGTATAGAAATGCCGCTTTACGGATTAAAGAGACGTTTACTGCTGCCGGCGGAAATGACAAAGCCGTTCAGCTGCTGGAAGAGTTTGCCGCTGCTGAACAGGTATTACAAGCTGTTAACTGA
- a CDS encoding FecR family protein yields MKKATDLLDKYNSGMATDEEKVIVESWYLKYEAGATDLSPQKIEQEYLLGLEGLTRHMDRSSSMRLWPRMVAAAVLFLVLGIGIFFIFRPVQKQDMISYRHNDIGIGGNRAVLTLTDGRKISLTDAANGTIAEESGIKVTKTRDGQLLYILSGKQSAQKQSGNNTITTPKGGQYQVILPDGTKVWLNAASSLVYPNTFSATERKVVLKGEAYFEVAKQFPKKTPFIVLTDRAKVEVLGTHFNVNAYDNEPFTKTTLLEGKVCVSYPETPHAMVLNPNQQAWNDKKTNLNTPIRVIRVDPEYDVAWKKGWFMFNDESIESIMRKIARWYDVEVVYEGRTTAQQVFGGTVNRFENVSKVLEMLELTNAVHFKIEGRKITVMP; encoded by the coding sequence ATGAAAAAAGCAACAGATTTATTAGATAAGTACAACTCAGGAATGGCTACGGATGAAGAAAAAGTCATTGTAGAAAGCTGGTATCTTAAATATGAGGCTGGAGCTACAGATCTTAGTCCGCAGAAAATAGAGCAGGAATACCTGCTTGGACTGGAGGGATTGACCAGACATATGGACCGTTCATCTTCAATGAGATTATGGCCCCGAATGGTTGCTGCGGCAGTATTGTTTCTGGTCTTGGGCATTGGCATCTTTTTTATTTTCCGTCCGGTTCAAAAACAGGATATGATTTCCTATCGGCATAACGATATTGGTATTGGAGGAAACCGGGCAGTGCTTACCCTTACAGATGGCCGGAAGATTTCATTAACAGATGCGGCCAACGGAACTATTGCTGAAGAATCGGGGATAAAGGTGACGAAAACCCGGGATGGTCAGCTGTTATATATATTGAGCGGTAAACAGTCTGCACAAAAACAGTCCGGCAATAATACCATAACCACCCCCAAAGGTGGACAATATCAGGTTATTCTTCCTGATGGGACTAAGGTTTGGCTTAACGCCGCTTCTTCATTGGTATATCCCAATACATTTTCGGCAACAGAACGGAAAGTGGTATTGAAAGGTGAAGCCTATTTTGAAGTTGCGAAACAGTTTCCAAAGAAAACGCCTTTTATTGTGCTGACCGACAGAGCGAAGGTAGAAGTACTGGGCACTCATTTCAATGTCAATGCTTACGACAATGAGCCCTTTACTAAAACCACCTTACTGGAAGGTAAAGTGTGTGTCAGTTATCCTGAAACACCACATGCTATGGTGCTTAACCCCAATCAACAGGCCTGGAACGATAAAAAAACAAACCTGAATACCCCCATCAGGGTAATCAGGGTAGATCCGGAATATGACGTTGCCTGGAAAAAGGGCTGGTTTATGTTTAATGATGAAAGTATTGAAAGCATTATGAGAAAGATCGCCAGATGGTATGATGTAGAAGTGGTATACGAAGGGAGGACGACAGCTCAGCAGGTATTTGGAGGAACAGTGAACAGATTTGAAAATGTCTCCAAGGTATTGGAGATGCTTGAACTGACAAATGCAGTTCATTTTAAAATTGAAGGAAGGAAAATTACGGTGATGCCCTGA
- a CDS encoding condensation domain-containing protein has translation MRRKLIIGERIMYVDAETPLNCVFPVKIRGAVRAENLRIALAKIQQKHPLLRTRIKEDAAGYPHFVSGNNLEEIPVRIVERLGEEDWQQQSKIEWKKLFDGENLPLARVVWIKGTEVSDLLLVCPHCICDGTTFVALMSEMLQLMDRPERELIPYPSFNSIEELLSPSFRSTPAKVLKTRVFAVLAKLFFLLKSAKNKHPKGEGYLLHWSLTEAETSSLAGACKDAGVTLHAALCVAFMEAFLLVRGNKAQGKVICPVDVRHFVTEIRKDAMFAFAPIAELSLSKEKGLGFWAKAKLLKGDLVKKIAAMKVHELLVMSEYFHASVDKMVKHLKATDGGHDITLSNMGRLRIPDKYDSFEVEALHSPNVGFPWRNANTLVVSTFRKKMDFAFLSNDTFLPEDEAGAIRDKAMELLMAEVMAEYV, from the coding sequence ATGAGAAGAAAGCTGATCATTGGCGAAAGAATCATGTATGTAGATGCGGAGACCCCGCTTAATTGTGTTTTTCCGGTTAAAATCCGTGGAGCGGTACGTGCTGAAAACCTACGGATTGCCCTGGCTAAAATCCAGCAGAAACATCCATTATTACGTACCCGGATAAAAGAAGATGCTGCAGGCTATCCTCATTTTGTATCGGGCAATAATCTGGAAGAAATTCCGGTGAGGATTGTAGAAAGGCTGGGGGAAGAGGATTGGCAACAACAATCTAAAATAGAGTGGAAAAAGCTGTTTGATGGTGAAAACCTGCCGCTGGCGAGGGTGGTTTGGATTAAAGGAACGGAAGTTTCTGATCTGTTATTGGTATGTCCGCATTGCATTTGCGACGGGACTACCTTTGTGGCACTGATGTCGGAAATGCTTCAGTTAATGGACCGTCCGGAACGGGAATTGATTCCTTATCCCTCCTTTAATTCGATCGAAGAATTATTGTCGCCTTCTTTTAGGAGTACCCCGGCGAAGGTGTTAAAAACAAGGGTGTTTGCGGTGCTGGCGAAGTTGTTCTTTTTGCTCAAGTCTGCAAAGAACAAACATCCGAAAGGAGAGGGTTATCTTTTACACTGGAGTTTAACCGAGGCAGAAACATCCAGTCTGGCCGGAGCCTGTAAAGATGCGGGTGTAACCTTACATGCTGCATTATGTGTGGCCTTTATGGAAGCATTCCTGCTGGTAAGAGGAAATAAAGCCCAGGGCAAAGTGATTTGCCCGGTGGATGTAAGACACTTTGTGACGGAGATCAGGAAAGATGCGATGTTTGCTTTTGCACCAATAGCGGAACTCTCTCTTTCTAAAGAGAAAGGCCTTGGCTTCTGGGCGAAAGCGAAACTGTTAAAAGGAGATCTAGTGAAAAAGATTGCTGCGATGAAAGTACATGAACTCCTGGTGATGAGTGAATATTTTCATGCTTCTGTAGATAAGATGGTGAAACACCTGAAGGCAACTGACGGAGGGCATGACATTACCCTTTCCAATATGGGGAGGCTTAGAATTCCGGATAAGTATGATTCTTTTGAGGTGGAGGCTCTGCATAGCCCTAATGTTGGTTTTCCATGGAGAAATGCAAATACATTGGTGGTCAGTACTTTTAGAAAGAAAATGGACTTTGCCTTTCTTTCTAATGATACTTTTTTACCGGAAGATGAAGCGGGAGCAATCCGGGATAAAGCAATGGAATTATTGATGGCAGAAGTGATGGCAGAATATGTTTAA
- a CDS encoding condensation domain-containing protein codes for MRRKLLFAERMLHGNGELPFNAVIPIKIKGTFPEENLYQALRKLQEKHPLLNACVENDARGMPWFVVDEAVTASIPVRITERTGEEDWKNESMQEWSGVFNTRKGPLMRVVWIRGVEFSELILVIHHCLCDGGSAMAILAELLLLMDDGTANIGKEDPIMSIQDIIPAEILKSRKKMIKAKLIGGVATFALWIVPLKKHLVARKKDYMLHWKLEKELSDRLMLKCKSEKVTVNTVLCAAVLQAFQEVRKAGFHNKISCPVDIRRFAPRIKRDHIFAFGLMFVVSADQQLDFFGNARKMQADIDRKTAKLDAYDTIMMMEESHASLNRFTEFLKYGKSSNDCMFSNLGKIDIPHQYKNFELETIFSPSVIGPLGNTTTLVTSTYRGQMDFTFIASEGFIPYTEAVEIQNKIMEIINRL; via the coding sequence ATGAGAAGAAAACTGCTATTTGCCGAGCGCATGCTTCATGGAAACGGAGAGCTGCCTTTTAATGCGGTAATTCCGATAAAGATCAAAGGAACTTTCCCAGAGGAAAACCTGTATCAGGCCTTAAGAAAGCTTCAGGAGAAACATCCTTTATTGAATGCATGTGTAGAAAATGATGCGCGGGGAATGCCCTGGTTTGTGGTTGATGAAGCTGTTACCGCTTCGATTCCAGTCCGCATTACGGAGCGAACAGGAGAGGAAGATTGGAAAAACGAATCTATGCAGGAATGGTCAGGCGTTTTTAATACCCGGAAAGGACCTTTAATGCGGGTAGTATGGATCCGGGGTGTTGAATTTTCAGAGCTGATCCTGGTGATCCACCATTGCCTTTGCGATGGGGGTTCTGCGATGGCCATCTTAGCAGAATTATTGCTCCTCATGGACGATGGCACTGCGAATATCGGCAAGGAAGATCCGATCATGAGCATACAGGACATCATCCCTGCAGAGATTTTGAAGAGCAGAAAAAAAATGATCAAGGCCAAGTTAATTGGTGGCGTTGCGACTTTTGCACTGTGGATTGTTCCGTTAAAAAAACACCTGGTTGCGCGTAAGAAAGACTATATGCTGCATTGGAAGCTGGAAAAGGAACTCAGCGACCGCCTGATGCTCAAATGTAAATCTGAAAAGGTAACTGTAAATACGGTGCTTTGTGCAGCGGTATTACAGGCTTTTCAGGAGGTTAGAAAAGCAGGGTTTCACAATAAGATTTCCTGTCCGGTAGACATCCGCAGGTTTGCGCCAAGAATCAAAAGAGACCACATCTTTGCTTTTGGATTGATGTTCGTTGTTTCTGCAGACCAGCAACTGGATTTTTTTGGCAATGCCAGAAAGATGCAGGCAGATATAGACCGGAAAACAGCTAAACTGGATGCTTATGATACGATCATGATGATGGAAGAATCTCATGCTTCTTTAAACCGGTTTACTGAGTTTTTAAAATATGGAAAGTCAAGTAATGACTGTATGTTTTCTAATCTTGGGAAAATAGACATTCCCCATCAGTACAAAAACTTTGAGCTGGAAACCATATTCAGTCCTTCTGTGATTGGCCCTTTGGGAAATACCACCACCCTGGTTACCTCTACTTACCGTGGACAAATGGATTTTACTTTCATTGCCAGCGAAGGTTTTATTCCTTATACAGAGGCAGTGGAGATACAAAATAAAATAATGGAAATCATCAATAGATTATGA
- a CDS encoding glycosyltransferase yields the protein MARFVFVVPPLTGHINPTLSIGAVLLKRGHQVGWISLDAALASKLPEGGELLLIQYAEDDLQKQESEKYLDIITKKIVYGIDSIKFLYEEVLIPLNRHSYEGIAGWLDRFKPDLVITDHQMFAGAIAASNKGYSYATSVTAPAAIKVMDELPKVHEWEMNQVIALQKEFGIERETAIACSEELTMVLTSSEFFGEMELPEHYRFVGPVIHQRTEQPDFDWQKLERIPGNKKILVSIGTTFDHEHKKSFFAKVIEAFENELLTVVVVSDPSLFEQWPDNFIVQRSVPQLELLPCLDAVVCHGGHNTVCETLTHGLPMVVVPIAYDQSHVAGRVVRVGAGLRLNFNRFKARHLKEAVVEILGNAGFRDAAREISGSFNRAGGTEKAADLLVELAQEPVIDC from the coding sequence ATGGCAAGATTTGTATTTGTAGTTCCACCCTTAACAGGACATATTAATCCAACCTTAAGCATCGGAGCCGTATTGCTAAAACGGGGACATCAGGTCGGTTGGATTAGCCTGGATGCTGCTTTAGCATCAAAACTTCCCGAAGGAGGAGAATTGCTGCTGATCCAGTATGCAGAAGACGACCTGCAAAAACAGGAAAGCGAAAAATACCTGGATATCATCACCAAGAAGATCGTTTACGGAATAGACAGCATTAAGTTTTTATATGAAGAAGTGCTGATCCCTTTGAACAGGCATAGTTATGAAGGCATTGCCGGCTGGCTGGACCGCTTCAAACCGGATCTGGTGATTACCGACCATCAGATGTTTGCTGGAGCAATTGCAGCGAGCAATAAAGGATATTCCTATGCGACTTCAGTAACTGCACCTGCTGCGATTAAGGTGATGGATGAGCTGCCTAAAGTTCATGAATGGGAGATGAACCAGGTGATTGCCCTGCAGAAAGAATTTGGTATAGAGCGGGAGACTGCCATTGCCTGTTCAGAAGAGCTGACCATGGTCCTGACCTCCAGTGAATTCTTTGGAGAGATGGAACTTCCGGAGCACTATCGTTTTGTTGGCCCGGTTATTCATCAGAGAACCGAGCAGCCAGACTTCGACTGGCAGAAGCTGGAACGTATCCCCGGGAATAAAAAAATATTAGTGAGTATCGGGACTACTTTCGATCATGAGCATAAAAAAAGCTTTTTTGCAAAAGTAATTGAGGCCTTTGAAAATGAACTTTTAACAGTCGTGGTGGTTTCTGATCCTTCCTTGTTTGAGCAATGGCCCGATAATTTTATCGTGCAGCGCAGTGTTCCGCAATTGGAGTTGCTGCCTTGTCTGGATGCCGTCGTTTGTCATGGGGGACACAATACCGTATGTGAAACCTTAACTCATGGTTTACCGATGGTGGTGGTACCTATTGCCTACGACCAGTCGCATGTGGCGGGAAGGGTAGTCCGTGTAGGCGCCGGTTTAAGGTTAAATTTTAACCGCTTCAAAGCGAGACACCTGAAAGAGGCGGTTGTTGAAATATTAGGTAACGCCGGATTCAGGGATGCTGCAAGGGAGATCAGTGGCTCTTTCAACAGGGCAGGGGGAACAGAAAAAGCGGCCGATCTATTGGTTGAACTGGCTCAGGAACCCGTGATAGATTGTTAA
- a CDS encoding RNA polymerase sigma factor — MKIYHTFSDQELTVMLRHGEKGALTEIYKRYQPLLYSHAYRRLPDQEEIRDIIQELFINLWDNHSSFQLSGSLASYLYTAVRNRILNLYRNQKVRDNYSLSLKNFMERGSNITEDTLREKELIQLVEQEVAALPPQMRLIFEMSRNLEMSHNEIALELDLSPHTVRTQVRNALRILREKLGVNIFLIFF; from the coding sequence ATGAAAATTTACCATACTTTTTCTGATCAGGAATTGACCGTCATGTTAAGACATGGGGAAAAAGGAGCGCTTACAGAAATTTACAAACGTTATCAACCTCTTCTTTATAGCCATGCTTACCGGCGATTGCCCGATCAGGAAGAGATCAGGGATATTATCCAGGAGTTGTTTATTAACCTTTGGGATAACCACAGTTCATTTCAATTGAGCGGGAGCCTGGCCTCATATTTATATACCGCGGTGCGCAACAGGATATTGAACCTGTATAGAAATCAGAAGGTGCGGGATAATTACAGCCTTTCCTTAAAGAATTTTATGGAGCGGGGAAGCAATATTACAGAAGATACACTTCGGGAAAAAGAGCTGATTCAGCTCGTAGAACAAGAGGTTGCTGCTTTGCCCCCACAAATGCGTCTGATTTTTGAAATGAGCCGTAACCTGGAGATGAGCCATAATGAGATTGCCCTGGAGCTTGACCTGAGTCCGCATACGGTACGTACCCAGGTTAGAAATGCACTTCGTATTTTAAGAGAAAAGTTGGGGGTAAATATCTTTTTAATCTTTTTTTAA
- a CDS encoding acyl carrier protein: MDTIISTAKLNSSEIFDLMKQFITEVIGEEFVEEMDITMESSFTKDLEMDSIEIVSFSEKIKNHFGEQIDFTGWLSAMDLDELINLNLGTIVNYIEECQ; this comes from the coding sequence ATGGACACTATAATATCAACAGCGAAACTAAATAGCAGCGAGATCTTTGATCTAATGAAACAATTTATCACCGAAGTGATTGGTGAAGAGTTTGTGGAAGAAATGGACATCACGATGGAAAGTTCTTTCACTAAAGATCTGGAAATGGACAGCATAGAGATTGTGTCTTTCTCAGAAAAAATAAAGAATCATTTCGGAGAACAGATTGATTTTACCGGCTGGTTATCTGCAATGGATCTGGACGAGCTGATCAACCTGAACCTGGGCACCATTGTTAATTACATTGAAGAATGCCAATAA
- a CDS encoding alpha/beta fold hydrolase, with protein MPIIDVKSRAVHVQELNKGAAETVLLVHGMFSNLSIYYFNIAPILARHFHVVMYDLKSHGMSEKIADGYDLNSMTDDLSELLERLGLSSVYLAGYSFGGLISLKMAARFPDKIRKLAIIEAPDPNDDKTRDIIDEYSREFLEYYVQNFADTTKSKMGKRQMEKNHRMYEYLFHETSIKSDMIRERDFFSAAEIEEIPQETLLLYGADSNCLEAGRKLKKKIKRVEMLEVEGDHNVPIQQPVNIGNLMESFFRN; from the coding sequence ATGCCAATAATTGACGTGAAAAGCCGGGCAGTACATGTTCAGGAACTGAATAAGGGGGCTGCCGAAACGGTGCTTCTGGTTCATGGCATGTTCAGCAACCTTTCTATTTACTATTTTAACATTGCGCCGATTCTGGCCAGGCATTTTCATGTGGTGATGTATGACCTGAAAAGTCATGGCATGAGCGAAAAGATTGCAGATGGTTATGACCTGAACAGCATGACAGATGATTTGTCTGAACTGCTGGAAAGATTGGGCTTATCGTCGGTATACCTGGCAGGTTATAGTTTCGGTGGGCTGATTTCTCTGAAAATGGCTGCCCGGTTCCCCGACAAAATCCGGAAACTGGCCATCATTGAAGCACCCGATCCTAATGACGACAAAACCCGGGACATCATTGACGAATACAGCCGGGAATTTCTGGAATATTATGTCCAGAATTTTGCCGATACCACCAAATCGAAAATGGGTAAAAGGCAAATGGAGAAAAATCACCGGATGTATGAATACCTGTTTCATGAAACGAGTATCAAAAGCGATATGATCCGGGAACGGGATTTCTTTAGCGCTGCAGAGATTGAGGAGATCCCACAGGAAACGCTGCTGTTATATGGTGCAGATTCCAACTGTCTGGAAGCCGGTAGAAAGTTGAAAAAGAAAATAAAAAGAGTAGAGATGCTGGAAGTTGAGGGCGATCACAATGTGCCTATCCAGCAACCGGTAAATATTGGAAACCTAATGGAATCGTTTTTTAGAAATTAA